In a single window of the Hippoglossus hippoglossus isolate fHipHip1 chromosome 7, fHipHip1.pri, whole genome shotgun sequence genome:
- the LOC117764251 gene encoding ras-related protein Rap-1A, whose translation MREYKLVVLGSGGVGKSALTVQFVQGIFVEKYDPTIEDSYRKQVEVDGQQCMLEILDTAGTEQFTAMRDLYMKNGQGFALVYSITAQSTFNDLQDLREQILRVKDTEDVPMILVGNKCDLEDERVVGKEQGQNLARQWNNCAFLETSAKSKINVNEIFYDLVRQINRKTPMEKKKTKKKSSCTLL comes from the exons ATGCGTGAGTACAAGCTAGTGGTGCTGGGATCCGGAGGTGTGGGAAAATCAGCACTG ACAGTCCAGTTTGTGCAGGGCATTTTTGTCGAGAAGTATGACCCCACAATAGAAGACTCCTACAGAAAG CAAGTTGAGGTGGACGGGCAGCAATGTATGCTCGAAATCTTGGACACGGCTGGAACA GAGCAGTTCACAGCCATGAGGGACCTGTACATGAAGAACGGCCAAGGCTTTGCTTTGGTTTACTCCATTACAGCGCAGTCGACGTTTAATGACCTACAGGACCTCCGGGAACAGATCCTGCGAGTAAAAGATACTGAGGAC GTTCCCATGATCCTGGTGGGGAACAAGTGCGACCTGGAGGATGAGCGTGTGGTCGGCAAGGAGCAGGGTCAGAACTTGGCCCGTCAGTGGAACAACTGTGCCTTTTTAGAGACTTCAGCCAAATCAAAGATCAACGTTAATGAG ATTTTCTATGATCTGGTGCGACAGATCAACAGAAAAACGCCgatggaaaagaagaagacaaaaaagaaGTCGAGCTGCACGCTGCTCTAA